One Papaver somniferum cultivar HN1 chromosome 10, ASM357369v1, whole genome shotgun sequence genomic window carries:
- the LOC113316017 gene encoding uncharacterized protein LOC113316017 translates to MGVYYKGVGQDFYGGRDESRLFVEKYNHFFGRKVRVVKINPERYTVECFYKEKFTCDWMFHAAPKTSNVKGHLFLKTYNGEHTCYAGYSDGTKADPVTRELVKSLIFDQIEQNPNKKVRDIVREFKSDYGLELSYNQAHAGKELCLKELYGEDTKLYTDLVWWCEAVKKHDPGSRDDLVIEGVQFKSLFLAFDACISGFEYCRPILFLGATFLTGKFRGCLMAATGKNANNGIFPLAYDIVSGETIENWHWFLEKLKTILGPRVLIIISDRHKGFIQGIRDVFPTFHHGWCYQHLKNNVRGKTNKKKG, encoded by the exons ATGGGAGTTTATTATAAAGGTGTTGGTCAAGATTTTTACGGAGGACGAGATGAATCTCGTCTTTttgttgagaaatataaccattttTTTGGTCGCAAGGTCAGAGTCGTCAAGATCAATCCAGAACGGTATACGGTGGAGTGTTTTTACAAGGAGAAATTTACTTGTGACTGGATGTTCCATGCAGCTCCTAAGACTTCCAATGTGAAGGGTCATTTGTTCCTCAAGACCTATAACGGGGAACATACATGCTATGCTGGTTATAGTGACGGAACAAAGGCTGATCCGGTTACGCGCGAACTTGTCAAGAGCTTGATATTTGACCAGATCGAACAGAATCCCAACAAGAAAGTcagggatattgttagagaattcAAAAGTGATTATGGGTTAGAATTGAGCTACAATCAGGCGCATGCCGGGAAAGAATTATGTTTGAAGGAATTGTATGGCGAGGACACTAAATTATACACCGACTTGGTTTGGTGGTGTGAAGCCGTGAAGAAACACGATCCAGGTAGTAGGGATGATTTAGTTATTGAAGGGGTCCAGTTTAAGAGTTTGTTCTTAGCCTTCGATGCTTGCATCTCGGGTTTCGAATATTGTCGCCCGATATTGTTCTTGGGTGCAACTTTCCTAACTGGAAAATTTAGGGGTTGTCTTATGGCGGCTACCGGGAAGAATGCGAATAATG GAATATTTCCTCTGGCATACGATATTGTATCAGGTGAAACTATTGAGAATTGGCATTGGTTTTTGGAGAAACTAAAAACTATCTTGGGTCCTCGTGTACTAATTATTATTTCGGATCGCCATAAGGGTTTTATCCAAGGAATTCGTGATGTTTTTCCAACTTTCCATCATGGTTGGTGTTACCAGCATTTGAAGAATAATGTCCGTGGTAAGACCAACAAGAAAAAGGGATAG